In one window of Halopiger aswanensis DNA:
- a CDS encoding methyltransferase domain-containing protein, whose amino-acid sequence MTTGTRTPAESIDEEKLDELVGTTVNDLGGAVQAALAEIGDRLGLYRAIADAGPLTSVELAERTDTAERYVREWLRAQAAGGYVTYDPETERYSLSPEQRAVLADEDSPAFMLGGFQGMNTVLADVQDDIEAAFRTGDGVGWHEHHPELFPATERFFKPGYAASLVSEWLPSLEGVDTKLKNGARVADVGCGYGATTILMAEGYPDSTFVGIDYHDHSIEMARERANEAGVGDRVDFEVATAEEYNGTKYDLVTIFDAFHDMGDPVSVAAHVRETLSDDGTLMLIEPYANDRVENNLNPVGRVFYGFSTMFCTPNSLDQGGNPALGAQAGEERLREVVTEGGFTRFRRAAETPFNLVLEVRP is encoded by the coding sequence ATGACAACAGGGACTCGTACGCCAGCAGAATCGATTGATGAAGAGAAACTAGATGAACTCGTCGGAACGACCGTAAACGACCTCGGCGGTGCGGTCCAAGCTGCGCTAGCCGAGATCGGCGACCGGCTCGGTCTCTATAGAGCAATTGCCGACGCCGGCCCGCTCACGTCCGTCGAACTGGCCGAACGGACCGATACTGCGGAACGCTACGTCCGCGAGTGGTTGCGCGCACAAGCCGCTGGCGGGTACGTGACTTATGATCCCGAGACTGAACGCTACAGCCTCTCTCCAGAACAGAGGGCCGTGTTAGCTGATGAGGATAGTCCGGCGTTTATGCTAGGCGGCTTCCAGGGGATGAACACCGTCCTTGCCGACGTGCAAGACGACATCGAAGCGGCATTTCGGACGGGCGATGGTGTGGGATGGCACGAGCATCATCCAGAACTGTTTCCAGCCACGGAGCGGTTCTTCAAACCCGGCTACGCGGCCAGTCTGGTAAGTGAGTGGCTTCCATCACTGGAGGGAGTAGATACAAAGCTGAAAAACGGCGCACGCGTGGCCGACGTCGGCTGTGGCTACGGCGCAACGACGATCCTCATGGCCGAGGGGTATCCGGACTCGACGTTCGTCGGCATCGATTATCACGACCACTCGATAGAGATGGCGCGCGAGCGCGCCAATGAGGCCGGTGTCGGCGACCGCGTTGACTTCGAAGTGGCGACAGCTGAGGAGTACAACGGAACGAAATACGACCTGGTAACCATATTCGACGCCTTCCATGACATGGGTGATCCCGTCAGCGTAGCGGCGCACGTTCGGGAGACGCTCTCCGACGATGGGACGTTGATGTTGATCGAACCGTACGCCAACGATCGAGTCGAGAACAATCTAAATCCGGTTGGGCGAGTATTCTACGGCTTCTCGACGATGTTCTGTACGCCGAACTCGCTCGATCAGGGCGGAAATCCTGCACTCGGTGCACAAGCGGGCGAGGAACGGCTGCGCGAGGTGGTTACCGAAGGTGGTTTCACCCGATTCCGGCGGGCGGCTGAAACACCGTTCAATCTGGTACTCGAAGTCAGGCCGTGA
- a CDS encoding FAD-dependent oxidoreductase, with the protein MTLATVPRYNSNQSGKRRGNAVVSGASMAGLLAARILADRFSEVTIIERDQLPTEPVVRRGVPQGAHPHALLEAGRATLEDLFPGYGEDLVSAGGVAVDFASDVNFYSEGDFLAHGRTPMETYSATRPLIEQIVRQRVSDLDGVHIRSGCQVNDYLLDDTATTVEGVVIRDGGDRAEIAADLVVDATGRTSRTPAWLENHGYTPPELEEVHIDVAYSTAFIERPTDDLRTFLVPPSAPHTRGGMAAPVEGNRWVVSVHGVHGDHPPTDSDGFVEFAASLLTPEVKYLLDDHRQVSSAIEQYPFPTNRRYRYADLDQFPEGLIVIGDAIASFNPIYGQGMSVAALEALVLHHALATDSTEGLALRFFDRAEEVIDTAWRLAVGSDFAFPQTTGPKPRGTDVIRWYLSRLTQKAHTDSTLSSAFFRVLTMEQPPSTLLRPEKMWHVFKPTG; encoded by the coding sequence ATGACCTTGGCAACGGTACCACGTTACAACAGTAACCAATCGGGAAAGAGGCGGGGTAACGCGGTGGTGAGTGGAGCGAGTATGGCCGGGCTACTCGCAGCTCGCATTTTAGCTGATAGATTTAGCGAAGTCACGATCATCGAACGAGATCAACTGCCCACCGAGCCCGTTGTACGCCGAGGAGTACCCCAAGGCGCGCATCCTCACGCACTACTCGAAGCCGGGCGGGCAACGCTGGAAGACCTGTTCCCCGGGTACGGCGAGGATCTCGTCTCGGCCGGAGGCGTCGCCGTCGATTTCGCCAGCGACGTGAATTTCTACAGTGAAGGTGACTTCCTCGCTCACGGACGAACGCCGATGGAGACGTACTCCGCAACCCGACCCTTGATCGAGCAGATTGTCAGACAACGCGTTTCCGATCTCGATGGCGTTCACATTCGCTCGGGTTGCCAGGTCAACGACTATCTCCTTGACGACACGGCGACGACCGTGGAAGGCGTGGTTATCCGTGACGGTGGTGATCGAGCGGAAATCGCCGCCGACCTGGTTGTGGATGCCACCGGGCGGACGAGTCGCACGCCGGCGTGGCTCGAAAACCACGGCTACACGCCGCCGGAGCTAGAGGAGGTGCACATCGACGTGGCCTACAGCACCGCGTTTATCGAGCGACCTACCGACGACCTCCGCACATTTCTCGTTCCACCGTCCGCACCGCACACGCGCGGCGGCATGGCTGCACCTGTAGAAGGAAACCGCTGGGTGGTGAGCGTGCATGGCGTCCACGGTGACCACCCCCCAACGGACTCGGATGGATTCGTCGAATTCGCAGCGAGCCTGCTGACCCCTGAGGTAAAGTATCTCCTCGACGACCATCGACAGGTCTCCTCGGCCATCGAGCAGTATCCGTTTCCGACCAATAGACGGTACCGCTATGCGGACCTTGATCAGTTCCCCGAAGGATTGATCGTCATCGGAGACGCGATTGCGAGCTTCAACCCGATCTACGGACAGGGCATGTCAGTAGCGGCGCTGGAAGCACTCGTGCTTCACCACGCGCTGGCTACGGACAGCACTGAGGGCCTCGCGCTTCGGTTTTTCGATCGCGCCGAAGAGGTGATCGACACGGCGTGGCGGTTGGCGGTAGGCAGTGACTTCGCGTTTCCGCAGACAACCGGCCCAAAACCGCGTGGCACTGACGTCATCCGATGGTATCTTTCCCGGCTGACTCAGAAAGCCCACACCGATAGCACGCTGTCCAGCGCGTTCTTTCGGGTGCTGACGATGGAACAACCACCGTCCACGCTACTACGTCCGGAAAAAATGTGGCACGTGTTCAAACCGACCGGCTGA
- a CDS encoding calcium-binding protein: MAKSALAAGALTLGTGAFGTATVAAQREQVAVFADSYYPGANFDVIDPLQQGTTVDILQVDDEPVTEISQPDEWTGHVIRYDIGQGAGITTFLFVRGDRFSRGDSGTIGPEASVLSSDLNLLTTSLGDGGGPGDNQAAEGNQTTNETPTENGGGE; the protein is encoded by the coding sequence GTGGCGAAGAGCGCCCTTGCTGCGGGGGCGCTGACGCTCGGAACGGGCGCGTTCGGCACGGCAACGGTCGCGGCCCAGCGAGAGCAGGTCGCGGTCTTCGCGGACAGTTACTACCCCGGAGCGAACTTCGACGTCATTGACCCGCTTCAGCAAGGAACGACGGTCGACATCCTGCAAGTCGATGACGAACCGGTGACGGAGATCTCCCAACCCGACGAATGGACCGGACACGTCATCCGGTACGATATCGGCCAGGGAGCAGGGATCACGACGTTCCTGTTCGTGCGCGGTGACAGATTCAGCCGCGGCGACAGCGGAACGATCGGACCGGAGGCATCGGTGCTGAGTTCCGACCTGAACCTTCTCACTACGTCACTGGGCGACGGTGGCGGCCCGGGAGACAATCAGGCAGCCGAGGGGAATCAGACGACGAACGAGACTCCCACTGAGAACGGAGGCGGAGAATAA
- a CDS encoding AMP-binding protein has translation MTDTTVDIDGIVHEPSQEFVESTNVWEFMQTYDIADYDELIERTTTEIEGVEESGVEWFWDELVEYLDIEFYEEYAKVRDDTAGPQFTDWFPEGTINIAHNALDRHAAIDNERRNKVACIWEGEDGEIREVTFHELHRQANQVANALAERGVETGDTVGLYMPMVPEVISILYGCFKIGAVAVPIFSGFGVDATATRLEDPACSVLFTGDGFRRRGDPVTLKGTADKAIEEADTNVESVIVYERLGASEESGDVTAPMTEGRDEWWVDAVESQSDEYDTKELPSDQESMLLYSSGTTGKPKGIVHTHAGAQIQCAKELHFGFDLKPGDRFFWVSDIGWMMGPWTLIGNHTFGGTVFMYEGAPDYPDPDRFWEMIDRHKLTQFGISPTAIRALRKQGDEWLEGHDLSSLRLLGSTGEPWDPESWQWFYENVGNGETPIINISGGTEICGCFLMPMPIQSLKPCTLGGPGLGMDIDIVDSEGNSVKEDNKRGYLVARDSCPSMTKSLWSGDERYLDEYWSTWDDLWDHGDWAQKDEDGFWFLHGRADDALNVAGRKVGPAEVEGAAIEHEVVNQAAAVGVPDDTTGTAVVLYVVVEGGIKESDELREEIRELVGEAHGKPFRPREVLFVDEFPKTQSGKIIRRAVEATYTGEDFGDLSSIENPEALEEIENAR, from the coding sequence ATGACAGATACGACGGTCGATATTGACGGGATAGTTCACGAACCGAGTCAGGAGTTCGTCGAGTCGACGAACGTCTGGGAGTTCATGCAGACGTACGACATCGCCGACTACGATGAGCTTATTGAACGAACGACGACCGAGATCGAGGGCGTCGAGGAGTCCGGCGTCGAGTGGTTCTGGGACGAGTTAGTTGAGTACCTCGATATCGAGTTTTACGAGGAGTATGCCAAAGTTCGAGACGATACAGCGGGCCCACAGTTCACCGATTGGTTCCCCGAAGGAACCATCAACATCGCGCACAACGCCCTTGACCGCCATGCCGCAATTGATAACGAGCGTCGGAACAAGGTCGCCTGCATCTGGGAGGGTGAAGACGGCGAGATCCGGGAAGTCACCTTCCACGAACTTCATCGGCAGGCCAATCAGGTGGCGAACGCGTTGGCGGAGCGCGGCGTCGAAACGGGCGACACCGTCGGGCTCTACATGCCGATGGTGCCGGAAGTCATCTCGATTCTCTACGGCTGCTTCAAGATCGGAGCGGTTGCCGTTCCGATTTTTTCAGGCTTCGGTGTCGACGCGACTGCGACCCGCCTCGAGGATCCAGCGTGTTCAGTGCTGTTTACCGGTGACGGTTTCCGCCGCCGCGGTGATCCGGTGACGCTCAAAGGGACTGCCGACAAGGCGATCGAGGAGGCCGACACAAACGTCGAATCCGTCATTGTCTACGAGCGGCTGGGGGCCAGCGAGGAGAGCGGCGACGTCACCGCACCGATGACTGAGGGTCGCGATGAGTGGTGGGTCGACGCCGTCGAATCGCAAAGCGACGAGTATGACACCAAAGAACTGCCCAGTGATCAGGAGTCGATGTTGCTGTACTCGTCGGGCACGACGGGCAAGCCCAAGGGTATCGTCCATACCCATGCCGGTGCCCAGATACAGTGTGCGAAAGAACTACACTTCGGGTTCGACCTCAAACCCGGCGATCGCTTTTTCTGGGTCAGCGACATCGGCTGGATGATGGGGCCGTGGACGCTCATCGGCAACCACACGTTCGGTGGCACCGTTTTCATGTACGAGGGTGCTCCGGACTACCCTGACCCCGACCGCTTTTGGGAGATGATCGACCGGCATAAACTCACCCAGTTCGGCATCTCCCCCACTGCCATCCGGGCGCTCCGCAAGCAAGGCGATGAGTGGCTCGAGGGACACGACCTCTCCAGTCTCAGACTGTTAGGCTCAACTGGTGAGCCGTGGGACCCCGAATCGTGGCAGTGGTTCTACGAGAACGTCGGAAACGGTGAGACGCCCATCATTAACATCTCCGGTGGTACCGAAATATGCGGCTGTTTCCTCATGCCGATGCCCATTCAGTCCCTTAAACCCTGCACGCTCGGTGGTCCCGGTCTCGGAATGGACATTGACATCGTCGATAGCGAGGGGAACTCCGTCAAAGAGGATAACAAGCGTGGATACTTGGTGGCTCGAGATTCGTGTCCGTCGATGACCAAGTCGCTGTGGAGTGGCGATGAACGTTACCTCGACGAGTATTGGAGCACGTGGGATGACTTGTGGGATCACGGCGACTGGGCTCAAAAGGATGAAGATGGATTTTGGTTCCTCCATGGTCGGGCTGACGATGCGCTGAACGTAGCTGGCCGGAAAGTCGGTCCTGCGGAAGTCGAAGGTGCTGCCATAGAACATGAGGTCGTCAACCAGGCAGCTGCTGTCGGCGTCCCCGATGACACCACCGGTACTGCTGTCGTCCTCTATGTCGTTGTTGAGGGCGGTATCAAAGAAAGCGACGAACTCCGGGAAGAAATCCGTGAACTCGTCGGCGAAGCACACGGCAAACCGTTCCGTCCCCGGGAAGTACTGTTCGTTGACGAATTTCCCAAGACTCAATCCGGGAAAATCATCCGTCGAGCGGTTGAGGCAACTTACACCGGCGAAGACTTTGGTGATCTCTCCTCTATTGAGAATCCAGAAGCATTAGAAGAAATCGAAAACGCGCGGTAA
- a CDS encoding SDR family oxidoreductase — MSEDSVEPAELKRSDIMQIEDDRFTADNVAIVTGAASGIGRATAIVLAENGLTTVATDVDEAGLDGTLEKAEEVAVEGEIHALPGDLTDDDEMDAVVEEAAQLGDIRFLANIAGMQHIDSIGDFPMDTYDMMHQVMLRAPLYLSKLCLPRMRETGGGVVGNMASVHGHYVTRDKVAYNMMKFGIRGLTRSIAAEGEGENRSFSISTGYVKTPLVMNQIEDSAESRGITEREVVEDVMLGQARTKEMMEPVEVGNLFAFGFSENARHLNGNDLLWDGGYTHTYE, encoded by the coding sequence ATGTCAGAAGACAGTGTGGAGCCGGCCGAGCTGAAGCGGTCGGACATCATGCAGATCGAGGACGATCGCTTTACCGCCGACAACGTCGCTATCGTCACGGGCGCAGCGTCGGGGATCGGCCGCGCGACCGCCATCGTACTGGCCGAAAACGGACTCACAACTGTCGCGACCGACGTCGACGAGGCCGGCCTTGACGGAACGCTCGAGAAGGCTGAGGAGGTAGCTGTCGAGGGAGAGATCCACGCACTTCCGGGTGACCTCACCGACGACGATGAGATGGACGCGGTCGTCGAGGAGGCGGCCCAATTGGGAGATATCCGGTTCCTCGCGAACATAGCGGGGATGCAACACATCGACTCCATCGGGGACTTCCCGATGGATACCTACGATATGATGCACCAGGTGATGCTCCGCGCGCCGCTTTATCTGTCGAAGCTCTGTCTGCCCCGTATGCGGGAGACCGGCGGCGGTGTCGTTGGGAATATGGCGTCGGTTCACGGCCACTACGTTACTCGCGATAAGGTCGCGTATAACATGATGAAGTTCGGGATCCGGGGACTCACGCGGTCGATCGCCGCCGAAGGCGAGGGTGAAAACCGCTCGTTCTCGATTAGCACCGGCTACGTAAAGACGCCGCTTGTCATGAACCAGATCGAGGATTCAGCCGAGAGTCGCGGCATCACTGAACGCGAGGTTGTCGAGGACGTGATGCTCGGTCAGGCCCGAACGAAGGAGATGATGGAACCCGTCGAAGTTGGAAATCTTTTCGCCTTCGGGTTCTCGGAAAACGCTCGCCACCTCAACGGTAACGACCTGCTGTGGGATGGTGGGTACACCCACACCTACGAGTAG
- a CDS encoding sodium:solute symporter family transporter: MALEAWLEGVQVVQTVFVILFVISTVLVGLWAERLISDPDEYYGATKLFGAAVITLASMSGIMSAFGFIGGPGLVYQMGTSSLYMTFAAGLGFAMAYWMVGKRVRGIADAADIGTLPDIVDERFESPLARGLLALILFIACISYLASQVAGGGYVLSVLLGVNMEVAVWIVFGAIILYIAFGGMAAAQLSGAYTGAVMLVGAAGAVVGFFQVAGGMTEVTMTAAAAGEVSNGDIVKTFTPQMLDGFGLAKASAPGLLLIWPIVFSVGVVGQPQVLQRMYSIDNPEGLRTVGLISGVTYAVGSLLWMLIGFAALHLVADGTVEPMTDPDFAALQFVEQLHIGIQLIIYAGLVAAIMSTAGFFLSVASGVIARDFVRMFGWNLSENRQTWVGRITTLVIGVISVLFGLYGGHLVAILGTFGWGTFVSGTFPAIVIGLLWKDCSREGVIAGLLTAVLLNVVLLIATQIGFEFPIGMDFYFIAIVAAVVVTVGVSLVTTGASGENMPDKLEPVFDL; encoded by the coding sequence ATGGCACTCGAAGCGTGGCTCGAAGGCGTACAGGTCGTCCAGACGGTGTTCGTGATCCTATTTGTAATCTCGACGGTTCTCGTGGGCCTCTGGGCGGAACGACTGATTTCCGACCCCGACGAGTACTACGGCGCGACGAAACTGTTCGGTGCGGCGGTGATCACTCTCGCGAGTATGTCAGGGATAATGTCGGCTTTCGGATTCATCGGCGGCCCTGGTCTCGTTTACCAGATGGGGACGTCCTCGCTGTACATGACCTTTGCAGCGGGACTCGGGTTCGCGATGGCGTACTGGATGGTCGGCAAGCGCGTCCGCGGGATAGCTGACGCCGCCGACATCGGCACGCTGCCTGACATCGTCGATGAACGGTTCGAGAGCCCGCTGGCCCGTGGATTGCTCGCGTTGATCCTCTTTATCGCCTGCATTTCCTATCTCGCGTCCCAGGTTGCGGGCGGGGGATACGTCCTCTCCGTGCTGCTCGGGGTGAACATGGAGGTCGCCGTCTGGATTGTCTTCGGTGCGATTATCCTCTACATTGCCTTCGGCGGAATGGCGGCCGCACAGCTTTCCGGGGCGTACACTGGCGCAGTGATGCTCGTCGGTGCGGCTGGTGCGGTCGTCGGCTTCTTCCAGGTCGCCGGCGGGATGACCGAAGTCACCATGACTGCCGCGGCGGCCGGCGAGGTGTCGAACGGCGACATCGTGAAGACGTTTACGCCGCAGATGCTGGACGGGTTCGGGCTCGCGAAGGCATCTGCGCCCGGCCTGTTGCTCATTTGGCCCATCGTCTTTTCAGTCGGCGTCGTCGGCCAGCCGCAGGTACTCCAACGCATGTACTCAATCGACAACCCTGAGGGGCTCCGTACGGTGGGCCTCATCAGCGGCGTGACCTATGCCGTTGGCAGTCTTCTGTGGATGCTGATCGGCTTTGCGGCGTTGCACCTGGTCGCCGACGGAACGGTTGAGCCGATGACCGACCCTGACTTCGCCGCGTTGCAGTTCGTTGAACAGCTCCACATCGGTATTCAACTGATCATATACGCGGGACTCGTCGCGGCGATCATGTCGACCGCCGGGTTCTTCCTGTCGGTGGCTTCGGGCGTGATCGCTCGCGACTTCGTCCGGATGTTCGGCTGGAATTTGAGTGAAAATAGACAAACGTGGGTCGGACGTATCACGACGCTCGTCATCGGCGTTATCTCGGTCCTATTCGGGCTGTACGGGGGCCACCTCGTGGCGATCCTCGGTACCTTCGGTTGGGGTACCTTCGTCAGCGGGACGTTTCCCGCCATCGTGATCGGCCTTCTCTGGAAGGATTGCAGCCGCGAGGGGGTCATCGCCGGCCTGTTGACGGCGGTCCTCCTGAACGTCGTGCTACTGATCGCGACTCAGATTGGATTCGAATTCCCGATCGGGATGGACTTCTACTTCATCGCGATCGTCGCTGCGGTCGTCGTGACAGTCGGTGTATCGCTCGTCACCACTGGAGCCAGTGGCGAAAATATGCCGGACAAACTCGAGCCAGTGTTCGATCTCTAA